GGCGGAGGCGATCAGGTGAACATCCACATAACCGATCCCTCGGCCCATCAGCTGGTCGCGCTCGATCAGCAGCAGCACTTCCTCGTCGCTGGCCACCACGGCTGCCGGCAGACCCTGCAGAAGGCTCAGCACCTGCCCGCGATCGCGCAGATTCCCGCAGGCGATTTCGCCGATCACCCAGGGATGGATCAGCACCTCACCGTCCTGGAGGCGCGTAGCGAGGCGCGGCAAACCACAGCGCAGGTGATCCACCCACACGGAGGTGTCGACGAGGATCACGTCGTGCTGCGGCGACGGGGGATCGGCTCCAGCGCGGGTTCACTGCCTCCCAGCGCTGCGAGACGCTTGGCGCTTTCGCGTTGCACGAGGGCCCGAAGGGCTTCCTTGAGCAGGGCGCTGCGTTCCAGATCGCCGCACAGCTGCTCGGCCCTGGCGAGCAGGTCGTCGTCGAGCGTCACGGTGGTTCGCATGCTGTGCCCACGGCTGCCATCAGTTTAGGCGTCATTTGATGACGACTTCGATGCTCCAGGCGCCGGTGGCGATGGGCGTCGCCTTTTTCGCACGAAGGACTCCCTGGAGAGGGATGGGGTCGCCGATGCTGGCATCCGCAACCCGTCTGCCCCGCGTGGCCAGCCCCTACCGCCCGCCGATGCCGCTGGAGGACCTCCACGTCCTGGACTACCTCGAACTGGCCGGATCCCAGGCCAGGGCGGGAGCGGCTTTGGCCATGCACCAGTCCACGGTGAGCCGCAGCCTGCAGCTGATGCAGCAGGAGTTCCGGTTGGAGCCGGAGCGGGGCTCGCCGGTGTGCCGCCATGGCCACAACCCGTGCCTGCAGCACCTGCGGCTGGCCTCCCGGGAGCACCGCCTGATGGAGGGCCTGCTGCGCATCGGCACCGATGTGCTCCACCAGAGCCTGCTGGCCGGCCTGGCCGGGGTGCAGCGGGTGCCGCCCCGCTGCCGCAGCGGCGACCACTGGGCCGCACTGGTGGGCCATGGCCTGCTGGATGGGGCGATCGTGAGCGCGTTCTCCCTCCCGCAGCCGCTGCCCCCCGGCGAAGAACTCCGCTGGGATGGCCTCCGGGCCCTGCCGCTGGGGCGGCTGGGATTGCGGCTGGTGGCCGCTCCGCCCGGAACGCGCCGGGTGCTGCTGCCCCCCAGGGGCGCTGCCCCGCTCCTCCATCAGGCCGTGGTGGCCCTGGGCTTCGTTGTGGAGCCCCAGCCGGTGGCCTGCCAGGAGCCGGCCGCCTGGGTGAAGCGGGCCCGGGACCGCGGGCTGGCCCTGCCGCTCTGCCCGCCGCTGCTGGGCACCGACTGGCTGGCCGCCAACGGCCTGGAGCCTCTGGCCGAGCTGCCCCCCCTGGAGGAGGAGCTCTGGCTTCTGTTGCCGGAGGTGGCGGTGAATACCAACCCGGCGCGGCAGTGTCTTGAGGGGTTGCGGGCGGTGATCAGCCAGGCCCATGTCGCCGCGGCAACCAAGGCGGAGGTGCAGCGATGAGAAGGAGTGTCGTTTGCAGCAGAGCGACGCAGACTGGATGCGTTCCCACCCTCCAGCCAACGGGCTGCTGATGCAAGAAGCCGTTCTCGCGCCAGGAGCCCGGATCGAGTGCCGCAGTGCCGAATGGATGGTCCGCAGCCTGGGTCGCAGCTCCGACGGCCAGCAGGTGGTGGATGTGGTGGGCGTGTCGCCCTTCCTGCGCGACAAGGAAGCCCGCTTCCTGGTGGCAGTGGAGAAGGCTGCCGGCAGCTTCAAGGTGCTCCAGCCGGAAGACACCGCCCTGGTCAGCGACCCGTCGCCTCTGTACCGCGACAGCCTGCTGTTCCTTGAGGCCCATCTGCGCCGCTCCATCCCCACCGATTCCTCCCTTGTGGTGGGCCATCGGGCGGCGATGGACGCCCTGCCTTACCAGCTGGAACCCGCCGCCAAGGCCTTGGCGATGCCGCGCCAGCGGCTGCTGATCGCCGATGCGGTGGGTCTGGGCAAGACCCTGGAGTGCGGCATCCTTTGCAGCGAGCTGATCCGGCGCGGGCGCGGCAAGCGGCTGCTGGTGGTCACCACCAAGAGCATGCTGGTGCAGTTCCAGAAGGAGTTCTGGACGCGTTTCTCGATCCCGCTGGTGCGCCTGGATTCGGTGGGAATCCAGCGGATCCGCGAGCAGATTCCCACCAACCAGAACCCATTTCACTACTACGACAAGGCGATTGTTTCGGTCGACACGCTCAAGAACGATCGCGACTACCGCTTCTATCTCGATAACGCCAGCTGGGACATCATCGTGATCGATGAGTGCCAGAACGTGGCTGAGCGGGCCAGGGGTGCCCAGAAGAGCCAGCGGGCCAAGCTGGCCGAACGCCTGGCGACCCGCTCGGAGACGTTGATCCTGCTGTCGGCCACGCCGCACGACGGCAAGCCGGAGAGCTTCGCGAGCCTGATGAACATGCTCGACCCCACGGCGATCGCCGACCCGAGCCAGTACACCAAGGACGACATCAAGGATCTGTATGTGCGGCGCTTCCGCAAGGATGTGATCGCCGATCTGCGGAGCAGTGTCAAGGAACGCGACAGCGCCGATGTGGACTGCCCGGCGAGCGAGCAGGAAGAGCGGGTGTTCGCCCTGCTGAAAGACCTCAAGCTCCCTGACACCGACGCCAAGGCCAAGGCGGGCCAGCTCTTCAAAACCACCCTGGTCAAGAGCCTGCTCTCCAGCCCGATGGCGGCGCTGCAAACGGTGCGCAACCGGCTCAAGCGTCTCGAGGCCACCCCGGCCCCGGCCGACCAGGCGGCGTTGCAGGAGCTGGAACCGCTGCTGGCCGCTATCGGCCCGGCCGAGTTCTCCAAATACCAGCTTCTGCTGCAAATGATTCGCAGCGACTGGGGCTGGAGCGGCAAGGATCCCAAAGACCGGATCGTGCTGTTCACCGGCCGGCGTGAAACCCAGCGCTTCCTGGTGGAGCACCTGGCTGAAGATCTGGGCCTGCCCAAGGGCGCCGTGGTGGGTCTCGATGGCGCTATGCCCGATGTGGAGCAGACGCGGGTGGTGGAGCAATTCGCCCAGGAAAAGGAGGCGGTGCGGATCCTCGTCGCGACCGAGGTCGCATCAGAGGGCCTGAACCTGCACTACCTCAGCCACCGGCTGGTGCATGTCGACATTCCCTGGTCGCTGATGACGCTGCAGCAGCGCAATGGCCGCATCGATCGCTATGGCCAGCCGCAACAGCCCCAGATCCGCTACCTGCTCAGTTGCTCCCGCAGCGACGGCATGGGCGATGCCGAGAAGGTGCTGCGTCTGCTCAAGCGCAAGGACGAGCAGGCCCAGCAGAACATCGGCGATCCGGCTGTGTTTCTGGGCATCTACGACGCCGCTGGGGAAGAGGACGTCATCAGCGAGGCCTTCGAGACCGGCAGGGTGGATGCGCTGGAGCAGCGCATGGAGGCCAACGCCCAGCCCTATCTCGGACCGACCAGCGGCGACAACCTGTTCGAGGAACTGTTCGGCAGTACAGATGGCGGCAGTGAAAGCGGGGGAAACACCCCGGTTCAGCCGCTGGTGCAGCAACGCCAGCCCTTCAGCCTTTTCTCCAGTCTCTGGAGCTATGTGGATACGGCCCTTGAGGCGGTGGCCCAGCAGATGGAGCGCCGGGGCGAAAAGCTTGATCTACGGGTCTTCCCCGAGCAGCAGCGGCTGGAGATCACTCCGCCCCCCGAGCTGCAGCGCCGCTACGAGCGCTATCCCCGGGAACTGCAGCCACCTCGTGGCCAGCGGCTGGCCCTCTCCACCGAAGTGGTGGCGTTGCAGCGGGCCCTGGAGCAGAGCCGCCGGCAGGACAGCAGCCGGCCGGAGCTGGAGTTCCTCTGGGATCTGCACCCCCTGGTGGATTGGCTGTCCGACCGGGGGCAGATCACCTTCCAACGCCACTGCGCACCGGTGCTCCAACTCAGCGATGGCCTGGAGTCCGGTGCAGTGGTGATGGTGTTTCAGGGCACGATCCCGAATCAGAAGGGGGTGCCGGTGGTGCAGGAGTGGGTGGCGGTGCGCTTTGCCGGCGCCGGCCTCAAGGTGGTTGGGGTGGAGCCGCTCCAGGCGGTGGCGGAGCGGTTGCAGTTGGGGCGTAAGGCCTACGCCAACCCCCAAGCGCCGATCCCTGGGCACCTGCGGGAGCAGTTGCCGTATGCGGTGGAGCAGGCGAACGCCTACCTGCGCGACTGCGGCGACCGCTGGACGGCCCGCATGCAGCCGGAGCTGGAGGCCCAGCGCGAGCGCCTGAAGCGATTGCGAGGCCGGCAGGAGCAGCAGCTGGAGCTCAGCTTCGCGGCCGACCAGCGACCGCAGCAGATCAAGGAGAAGCGCCGACTGGCCGAGCAGAAGGCCATCGACGGGCGCTTCGACGACCACGAGCGCTTTGTGAACGAGGTGATGACCATCGAACCCTCCCCTTACCTGAAGGTGGTGGCGGTGCTGCACCGGGAGGTTTGACCCATGGCCCTCCCCGGCATCAGTAACGGCAACGAGTTTTATTCCGCCCACTATCTGGAAAGCGTGCTCACCGGCGACATCAAGAAGGTCCGCGAACGCTGGACGGACGAGGCCAGGGCCCAGCTGGAGGCGAATCCTGCCGCTGATGTGAGCACCCCGGATGCACGCTTCCGGGCGCTTCGCAAACCATGGCAGAAACTCAGGGAAGCCGAGCTGGGCATCAACAACGATCCCGCCGAACGGCTGCGGCTGCAGCGGGAGCTGTTCTTCCGGCCGCTGTGCGAGGCCCTGGGCTACCCCTTCACCCCGCGGGCGGAGCCCGTGCTGATCGGCGGTGAGGCGTTCCAGGTGCCTCTGCTGGGGGAGGTGAGCAACGCCAAGGGCGAGCCCTGGCTATGGCTGGTGGAGTGCTTCAACCCAAGCGATGGAGAGGCTGACCCACTTGAGCTCACCATCGCCACCACGTGGGGTTGCCAGATCGACGACCCGTCGCTGGGCGCGGTGCTGACCGATGGCGACGGCCAGGGCGAGGAAACCTGGGAGGAGCTGATCAGCGAGCGGGTGTTCGGCCAGGAGATTCCACCACGCTGGGTGCTGGCGGTGAGCCGCGACCAGCTGCTGTTGATCGACCGTCAGAAGTGGGCCGCCTCACGGCTGCTGCGCGTTGAGTTCGACACGCTGCTGGGCGAGAACAACCCCGATGCCGTGCTGGCAGCGGCCACCCTGCTGCACCGGGAGCACACCTGCCCGAGCGGGGGTGGCACGCCGCTGCTGGATGAGCTGGATGAGAACAGCCACAAGCACGCCTATGAGGTGAGCGGCGATCTCAAGTACGCCCTGCGCCGCTCGATCGAGCTGCTGGGCAATGAGGTGGTGGCGTTTATCAAGGCCCAGAAGAAGGGGGTCTACGAGGAGCGGCTGGATCCGGAGCAGCTGACGCTGGAGCTGCTGCGCTTCATGTACCGGCTTCTTTTCCTGTTCTTCATCGAGAGCCGGCCGAAGGAGCTGGGCTACGCCCCGATGGGCAACGACGTGTACCGGCTCGGCTACAGCCTGGAGAGCCTGCGCGCTCTCGATACGGCCGAGCTGGCCACGGAGGAAGACCGCGAGAGCACCTACATCAGCGAATCCCTGGATCGGCTGTTCCAGATGATCTGGGAGGGGTACCCGAAGCGAGGCGAGCAGGAGGCCGTGCAGCCGCACCTCACGGCAGAGAAGCCTGAGTTCGACACCTTCCAGATCGTGCCGCTGCGCTCGCACCTGTTTGATCCGGAGCGGCTGCCGATCATCAATGGCCTGCTCAAGGACGAGAAAGGCGACAAGCGCTGGCCGAAGGTGCGCTTCCGCAACGCTGTGCTCCGGCAGGTGATCGAGATGATGTCGCTCACCAAGGAAGGCAAGGGCAAGCGGCGCGGCCGGGTGAGCTACTCGCAGCTAGGCATCAACCAGTTGGGGGCGGTGTATGAGGCGCTGCTCAGCTTCACCGGCTTCTTCGCCGAGGTGGATCTCTACGAGGTGCAACCCGCCCCGAAGAAAGCCAAAGCTGCCGCCATTAAGACGACGACGATCTCGACACTGGCGATGAGGAAGACAGCGACGAAACGAGCAAGGCAAGCGGTCAGCAACACGATGAACTGGAGGTGGGCCACTTCGTGACCGCCGAGCAGCTCAAGGCCTATAAGGCCGAGGAGATCGTGCCCGATCCACTCACCGGCAAAGCCAAGAAATACGAGAAGGGCAGCTTCCTCTATCGCCTGGCGGGCCGCAACCGCCAGAAGAGCGCCAGCTATTACACGCCGGAGGTGCTCACCAGTTGCCAGATCAAATACACGCTCAAGGAAGCGCTGGTGGACAAGAGCGCTGCCGAGATCCTCCAGCTGAAGCTGCTGGAGATGGCGATGGGATCGGCCGCCTATCTCAATGAGCTGGTCAACCAGCTGGCCCAGGCCTACCTGGAGCGGCGCCAGCAGGAAACGGGCAAAACCATCCCCCACGAGGGCTTCCAGCAGGAACTGCAGAAGGTGAAGATGCGCCTGGCCGATCAGAACGTGTTCGGCGTGGACCTCAACCCGGTGGCGGTGGAGCTGGCGGAGGTGAGCCTGTGGCTCAACAGCATCTTTGCGCCGGAGCAGGGGCGGGCGTTTGTGCCCTGGTTCAGCCAACAGCTGGTGTGCGGCAATTCGCTGCTCGGGGCGCGCAGGCAGATCTACAGGGTGAGCCAGCTGCCCACGGGCACCGGCCGCAAAGCGAAACCCACAAGGCTCTGGCATGACCACGCGCCTGAGGAGCTGGCCTGGGATGCGGCCTTGCCGGCCGACGGGATCTTTCACTTCCTGCTGCCCGATCCGGGCATGGCCGCCTACTCCGACAAGGTGATCAAGGAGCTGGAACCCGAAGCGATCGAGCGCTGCAAGCGCTGGAACAAAGCCTTTGTGGGCGAGGCCTTCACCGAGGCCCAGATTGACCACCTGTTGCGCCTGAGCCAATTGGTGGATGGGCTCTGGAAGAAATGGGCCCACGATCAGACGGCCCTGCGCCAGCGCACCACCGATCCGTTACCGGTGTGGGAAGACCCCACCGACACTGAGGACGGAGCATGGACCCCACTGAGCCTGAAGGACCGCATCCAGGACCAGGAAGTTCTGGGCCGCGATGTGGCCAACACCAATGCACGGTTGCGACTGAAGTGGGCGATGGACTACTGGGTGGCGCTGTGGTTCTGGCCGATCCGCCAGGCGGGGCAGCTGCCGAGCCGCGATGAGTGGCTGATGGAGCTGAGCATGATCCTGGGCGACCTGGAACAGGGGATCACACCGGAGCTGGGGCAGGGAAACCTGTTTGCCGATACCCAACCGAAGCAGCTGGCGGTGAACTTCAGCGACCAACACGGTTTTGTGAATGTGAACAAGCTGCTCGAAGACTTCGAGCGTCTGCGCCAGGTGCAATCGGTGGTCGAACGCGTCCGGCCGCTGCACTGGGATCTGGAGTTTGCCGATTTGCTGGCGGCTGGCGGCTTCGGCCTGATCGTGGGCAACCCTCCCTGGCTGAAGGTGGAGTGGGAGGAAAAGGGCGTGATCGGTGACGCCGACCCGATGGTGCTGATCCGCAAAGTGAGCGCCAGCGAACTGGCGAAACGGCGCAAGGAGGCGTTTGAGGCTCATCCAGATCTGCGGGCGGCTTATCTGGAGGAGTTTGAGGGGCAGAACGGCAGCCAGGCGTTTCTCAATGCGGTAGCGAACTACCCGCTGCTGAAGGGAAGTCAGTCCAACCTCTACAAGTGCTTTCTCCCCCAGGCCTGGCGTGTGGCTACAGGCCAAGGCGTGCAAGGATTTTTGCATCCCGAAGGAGTCTATGACGACCCGAAAGGCGGAGCACTGCGTGAGGTACTCTATCGTCGACTCAGGAATCACTTCCAATTCGAAAATCAGCTTTCAGTATTCTCAGAGATTCATCATAACACTAAGTTTAGTATCAACCATTACGGATCTCAGCGGCGCCCTAGCTTTACTCATTTTTGCAATATCTTTCGAACCAGTACGATCGATGCATCGGCTAGGCACAATGGTACCGGCCTAGTCGGCGGCATTAAGAACGAGGCAAATCAATGGAATACTGAAGGGCACCAACGGCGCTTTATTCCTGTTGACATACAGAGGCTGGAATTGTTTTCACGGCTATATGATGACCCTGGAACGCCGGCGGGACAGGCGAGACTTCCCGCACTTCATTCACAGCAACTGCTAAGCGTTTTGGAGAAGCTAGCCGCCTCCCCAGGCAGACTTTGTGATATTAAGAAGCGCTATATGGCCACCAAGATGTGGGACGAGACTTTCGCAGTAAAAAAAGACCTTACCATCCGACCTGGCACTTCTTTCCCGCCCTCAATCTCTGACTTAGTGCTTTCAGGCCCCCATTTCTTCGTTGGCACGCCAATCTACAAGACCCCACGATCAATCTGCTCGCAGAACAGCCACTACGACACCATTGACCTCATCACACTCCCAGGCGATTACGTTCCCAGAACAAACTATCATCCAGATATCTCTAGAGAAGAATATCGAGCCAGAATGCCATATGTGCCGTGGGGAAACAAAAAGCCAGTATCGGATTATTATCGTATTATAAGCCGAAAAAGGATTAGCCAGTCGGGCGAAAGAACCTTGATTTCATCAATTTGCCCGCCAGAAGTGGGGCATATCAATGGATGCTACTCCCATATTTTTTCCGATTCTCTTGATCTTGCGCACGTGGCATGCCTTTTCATGTCGCTGCCTATTGATTTCTTTATTAAAACAACTGGCAAAGCTGATTTCATGGAGAACACTGCTGATCAGCTTCCCCTAACGACATCTGCATCCAACTCTTCAATACGTACTCTCGCCCTCAACTGCCTCACCACCCACTACGCCGATCTCTGGAGCGAATGCTGGGACGAAGCCTTCCGCCAGCAACGCTGGGCCAAACAGGATTCCCGCCTCCCCAACAGCTTCTTCACCAACCTCACCCCCACCTGGCAGCGCGATTGCGCCCTGCGCACCGATTACGCCCGCCGCCAAGCCCTGGTGGAGATCGATGTGCTGGTGGCCCAGGCCCTCAAGCTCACCCTCGAAGAACTGATCACCATCTACCGCGTGCAGTTCCCGGTGATGCAGCAATACGAACGCGACACCTGGTATGACCGCAACGGCCGCATCGTCTTCACCGCCAGCAAGGGCCTCACTGGTGTCGGCTTCCCCCGCAAAGGCTCAGGCCGTGGCCCCAACAAGACCACGGGATGGGAAGACATCGCGGACATGACCTCCGGCACCGTCTCCCGCACGACCATGGATGACACCCTGCCTGGGGGGCCCGTGGAGCGGACGATCACCTATGAGGCGCCATTTGATCGCTGTGATCGGGTGGCGGACTACCGGATTACCTGGGAGTTCTTCGAGAAGGAGGGGATCGGCGCATGACCATCTACGAAGACACCAACTCCAAGCCTCTACTCGATCTGCTGGATCGGATCCACAGCGGCGACATGGTGTTGCCCGATTTCCAGCGCGACTTCGTCTGGGAGCCCAGTGCCACCCAGGCACTTATCGTCTCCATCGCTAACAACTACCCGGCCGGCAGCATCCTCCGGGTCCGCGACCTTCAGCGCGCTTTCTCCAGCCGTGAGTTTGAAGGTGCTCCACTGCCCACCACTGAGCACACCTTCCTCGTGCTCGACGGCCAGCAGCGGCTCACCTCGCTCTACCAGGCCTTCTATGGCGTTGGCGATCACCGTTACTACCTTGACATCCGCGCCCTCATCGACGGTGCCGACTTTGAGGACGCCATCGGCTACCTCAGGCGCACTAAAGGTGCCGTGGCCAGGCGAGAGGCGTTTGTGCTGCAGGCTGAACAGCTGCTCTTGCCGCTGTCTGTACTCCACAAGGGCAGTACCGGCTTCTCCAGGTGGGCTTCCCAGGTAGCTCGCACCCGCCAGGGCGCTGAGCGCGACCAACTGGAGGATCAGCTGCAGGAGCTGGAAGCTCGGTGGATCAACCGCATTGACCAATACGTCTTCCCTGTCGTCACCTTGTCTGCCGAAACCGAGCCGGCAGCCCTCTGCACGATCTTCGAAACGCTGAACCGCACCGGCGTGAAGCTCAGCGTGTTCGAGCTGCTCACCGCTCGCTTCTGGAGTCAAGACCTCAAGCTGCGCGAACTCTGGGATCAGGCCCGCAGCGATCACCCGCTGATCGCCCACTTCGATGTGGATCCTCACTACGTGCTGATGGCCATCGCCCTGGCCGGCGGCAACACCCCGAGCTGCAAGCGCGGCGACGTGCTCAACCTCACCGCCGACACCGTCACCCAGTGGTGGCAGCCGGTGATTGAGGCCCTGGCGCTCTCCCTCACGATCCTCCACGACGACTGCTGGGTGCTTGAGCCTCGCTGGTTGCCGTTCAACACCATGCTCGCTCCCATGGCTGCTGCCCTCGCACGAGCTGGCGCCACCAGGGGCGTTGCAGTTGGTGCCCAGCGGGAGCAGATCAAGCGTTGGTTCTGGTGCTCGGTGTTCAGCCAGGCCTACGAGAGCTCCCCCAACACCCAGAGCAGCCGTGATGTGGGAGAGCTGATCCCCTGGCTCAGGGATTCAGCGGCACCGGCTCCCGAAAACGTGCGCAGTTTCCACTTCAACCCCGAGCAGCTGCGCGATGTCACCCCCAGGCAGCGCTCCCTCTACCGCGCCACCATCTGCCTGATCCTCGCCAGCGGCGTACGCCCTCTCGATTTCCACAGCCGTGCCGTGCTCAACGATCAACTCCTGGTCAGCAGCGGCATCGACGATCATCACATCTTCCCAGCAAAATACCTGGAAGACCGCGGCATTGAGTCCCGTCCTCGCGACTGCGTACTCAACCGCTGCCTGATTGACAGACAAACCAATCAGCGCATCAGCTGTCGCGCTCCATCCGACTACATGGCGGAGTTGCGCGATGAGCTGGGTTTCCCCATGGCGATGGTGCTCGGCAGCCACTTGATTCCCCATGGGGGCGAGTCGGGACTTTGGACCGACTCCTTTGAGCAGTTCCTGCAGCAGCGGCTGGAGCTGATCAGCTCGGCCATTGGCGAAGTGACAGGCATGATCTATCCTTTGGATGGGTAGATCTGCCACATAGCTGCATATCTTTTTCATCATATTCATCTTTACGCCAGGCCAAACCGATGACAGATCATGCCTCCCATCCGATCCTCAGCTATCCAGAGGAAGCTCGAATTGCCTATGTCTCCCTCTTGGGAGAGCTCTGCTATGTCGATCGTCAGTTCGATGACCAGGAACGCATGCAGCTTGAACAGCAGATGAATGTGCTCGATATCTCGGATCAAGGAAAGGCGCGCGTCTATGCTGCCGTCTATGACCTGAGAGACTCACACAGAGAGGCCATCATCGCTGGCATCAAGGCTCTTTCTGATTCGGATCTGCGCTTCACGCTGATCACAGATCTGTTCATCATAGCCCTGGCCAACAACTATATCTCGGTCGAAGAGCAGGATTACGTCTTTGAGATTGGCCGCAAGCTCGGAGTAGAAGATGAGCAGATCAAGGCCATCAAGCAAGTTCAGTTTGGCCTCTGGCAACTCCGGAATACTCCCAGCGATTCTGACTCATTTAAAAAGCTCATCAAGGAATCTGCGGCAAACCTGGCCGGAGCCGGTGTTCCCATCGCGGCGGTGGCCGCCTCGGGCTCTGTATTCGGCCTCAGCGCCGCTGGTATCACCTCCGGTCTCGCAGCCTTGGGTGCGCTGGTTGGCGGCGGGATGTTGGCTGGCACAGTCCTCGTTGTTCCCGCCATCGCCGTAGGCTCAGTTTGGGGCGTCAAGAAACTTGTTGACCTTGTGACCAAATCGGACTAATCCACTCTCCTAACTCCTAACTCCTAACCCCATCGACAGAGACATGACCGACTCTTCCATGACGCCAAGTGAACCCAGGACGTCCGGGGCCCTGCTAGCTCAGGGGCTGATCGATAATCTTCCAGTGATTATTGATGGCCTCAAGGAGGTCTACGCCCTACGAACCAAAAAGCAGGCTTTCCAGGCAGCTCTTCAGTCGCGCTGCGCTGAACTCCAGATCAACAGTCAGAACTTTTCCTCCCTGGTCCAGGGGCTCACGGAACTGTCCAAGAGCGATGGAAGCGATGAAGAAACCAAGGCCATGTACCGCGAGATGATCCGCAGTCTCTTTGACCTATTCGCAACTCGCTCGCGAGACTCTGGCGCGTTTTCCGAGTTCATGAATTCCTGAGACGAGCGATGTGGGGGATCAATC
This genomic stretch from Cyanobium gracile PCC 6307 harbors:
- a CDS encoding type II toxin-antitoxin system VapC family toxin, with translation MILVDTSVWVDHLRCGLPRLATRLQDGEVLIHPWVIGEIACGNLRDRGQVLSLLQGLPAAVVASDEEVLLLIERDQLMGRGIGYVDVHLIASARLSRCHLWTQDRRLAAVAKEQRLVVAEAESG
- a CDS encoding Eco57I restriction-modification methylase domain-containing protein; the encoded protein is MTAEQLKAYKAEEIVPDPLTGKAKKYEKGSFLYRLAGRNRQKSASYYTPEVLTSCQIKYTLKEALVDKSAAEILQLKLLEMAMGSAAYLNELVNQLAQAYLERRQQETGKTIPHEGFQQELQKVKMRLADQNVFGVDLNPVAVELAEVSLWLNSIFAPEQGRAFVPWFSQQLVCGNSLLGARRQIYRVSQLPTGTGRKAKPTRLWHDHAPEELAWDAALPADGIFHFLLPDPGMAAYSDKVIKELEPEAIERCKRWNKAFVGEAFTEAQIDHLLRLSQLVDGLWKKWAHDQTALRQRTTDPLPVWEDPTDTEDGAWTPLSLKDRIQDQEVLGRDVANTNARLRLKWAMDYWVALWFWPIRQAGQLPSRDEWLMELSMILGDLEQGITPELGQGNLFADTQPKQLAVNFSDQHGFVNVNKLLEDFERLRQVQSVVERVRPLHWDLEFADLLAAGGFGLIVGNPPWLKVEWEEKGVIGDADPMVLIRKVSASELAKRRKEAFEAHPDLRAAYLEEFEGQNGSQAFLNAVANYPLLKGSQSNLYKCFLPQAWRVATGQGVQGFLHPEGVYDDPKGGALREVLYRRLRNHFQFENQLSVFSEIHHNTKFSINHYGSQRRPSFTHFCNIFRTSTIDASARHNGTGLVGGIKNEANQWNTEGHQRRFIPVDIQRLELFSRLYDDPGTPAGQARLPALHSQQLLSVLEKLAASPGRLCDIKKRYMATKMWDETFAVKKDLTIRPGTSFPPSISDLVLSGPHFFVGTPIYKTPRSICSQNSHYDTIDLITLPGDYVPRTNYHPDISREEYRARMPYVPWGNKKPVSDYYRIISRKRISQSGERTLISSICPPEVGHINGCYSHIFSDSLDLAHVACLFMSLPIDFFIKTTGKADFMENTADQLPLTTSASNSSIRTLALNCLTTHYADLWSECWDEAFRQQRWAKQDSRLPNSFFTNLTPTWQRDCALRTDYARRQALVEIDVLVAQALKLTLEELITIYRVQFPVMQQYERDTWYDRNGRIVFTASKGLTGVGFPRKGSGRGPNKTTGWEDIADMTSGTVSRTTMDDTLPGGPVERTITYEAPFDRCDRVADYRITWEFFEKEGIGA
- a CDS encoding type II toxin-antitoxin system VapB family antitoxin, producing MTLDDDLLARAEQLCGDLERSALLKEALRALVQRESAKRLAALGGSEPALEPIPRRRSTT
- a CDS encoding DEAD/DEAH box helicase; the encoded protein is MQEAVLAPGARIECRSAEWMVRSLGRSSDGQQVVDVVGVSPFLRDKEARFLVAVEKAAGSFKVLQPEDTALVSDPSPLYRDSLLFLEAHLRRSIPTDSSLVVGHRAAMDALPYQLEPAAKALAMPRQRLLIADAVGLGKTLECGILCSELIRRGRGKRLLVVTTKSMLVQFQKEFWTRFSIPLVRLDSVGIQRIREQIPTNQNPFHYYDKAIVSVDTLKNDRDYRFYLDNASWDIIVIDECQNVAERARGAQKSQRAKLAERLATRSETLILLSATPHDGKPESFASLMNMLDPTAIADPSQYTKDDIKDLYVRRFRKDVIADLRSSVKERDSADVDCPASEQEERVFALLKDLKLPDTDAKAKAGQLFKTTLVKSLLSSPMAALQTVRNRLKRLEATPAPADQAALQELEPLLAAIGPAEFSKYQLLLQMIRSDWGWSGKDPKDRIVLFTGRRETQRFLVEHLAEDLGLPKGAVVGLDGAMPDVEQTRVVEQFAQEKEAVRILVATEVASEGLNLHYLSHRLVHVDIPWSLMTLQQRNGRIDRYGQPQQPQIRYLLSCSRSDGMGDAEKVLRLLKRKDEQAQQNIGDPAVFLGIYDAAGEEDVISEAFETGRVDALEQRMEANAQPYLGPTSGDNLFEELFGSTDGGSESGGNTPVQPLVQQRQPFSLFSSLWSYVDTALEAVAQQMERRGEKLDLRVFPEQQRLEITPPPELQRRYERYPRELQPPRGQRLALSTEVVALQRALEQSRRQDSSRPELEFLWDLHPLVDWLSDRGQITFQRHCAPVLQLSDGLESGAVVMVFQGTIPNQKGVPVVQEWVAVRFAGAGLKVVGVEPLQAVAERLQLGRKAYANPQAPIPGHLREQLPYAVEQANAYLRDCGDRWTARMQPELEAQRERLKRLRGRQEQQLELSFAADQRPQQIKEKRRLAEQKAIDGRFDDHERFVNEVMTIEPSPYLKVVAVLHREV
- a CDS encoding GmrSD restriction endonuclease domain-containing protein, producing the protein MTIYEDTNSKPLLDLLDRIHSGDMVLPDFQRDFVWEPSATQALIVSIANNYPAGSILRVRDLQRAFSSREFEGAPLPTTEHTFLVLDGQQRLTSLYQAFYGVGDHRYYLDIRALIDGADFEDAIGYLRRTKGAVARREAFVLQAEQLLLPLSVLHKGSTGFSRWASQVARTRQGAERDQLEDQLQELEARWINRIDQYVFPVVTLSAETEPAALCTIFETLNRTGVKLSVFELLTARFWSQDLKLRELWDQARSDHPLIAHFDVDPHYVLMAIALAGGNTPSCKRGDVLNLTADTVTQWWQPVIEALALSLTILHDDCWVLEPRWLPFNTMLAPMAAALARAGATRGVAVGAQREQIKRWFWCSVFSQAYESSPNTQSSRDVGELIPWLRDSAAPAPENVRSFHFNPEQLRDVTPRQRSLYRATICLILASGVRPLDFHSRAVLNDQLLVSSGIDDHHIFPAKYLEDRGIESRPRDCVLNRCLIDRQTNQRISCRAPSDYMAELRDELGFPMAMVLGSHLIPHGGESGLWTDSFEQFLQQRLELISSAIGEVTGMIYPLDG
- a CDS encoding TerB family tellurite resistance protein, with protein sequence MTDHASHPILSYPEEARIAYVSLLGELCYVDRQFDDQERMQLEQQMNVLDISDQGKARVYAAVYDLRDSHREAIIAGIKALSDSDLRFTLITDLFIIALANNYISVEEQDYVFEIGRKLGVEDEQIKAIKQVQFGLWQLRNTPSDSDSFKKLIKESAANLAGAGVPIAAVAASGSVFGLSAAGITSGLAALGALVGGGMLAGTVLVVPAIAVGSVWGVKKLVDLVTKSD